In Ascaphus truei isolate aAscTru1 chromosome 5, aAscTru1.hap1, whole genome shotgun sequence, one genomic interval encodes:
- the LOC142494320 gene encoding uncharacterized protein LOC142494320, with translation MEQVSSPGSASSTLLEEHHGDEDDEYDEDDATEETEIQSCDHEEVPIETVVPPNRPSTSTYDAIVASEGKIVDAENRRHSDMMTVLERMIGLQEETVSQLAHLHRVFIEVPKQLQKSNTSFEALVVQQTQANYWRMTNVPQFNTSQPGSVHAGQFSPHSSDIHSPGPNVTGQVADIAVQVPDDILPLPSVQIQQQTPTKEATKTKQDTHETDQPSLVQCIPTCSHVSLGTSPVREQSLPKSPVGESLPKSPVGESLPKSPVGESLPKSPVGESLPKSPVGESLPKSPVGESLATSPVGESLATSPVGEQSLATSPAREVPEATQSGSVVPKVGGKRKRKIQETTSRPVTRSQKEQKK, from the exons atggaacaagtgtcttcacctgggtcagccagctcaacactactagaag aacatcatggtgatgaggatgatgagtatgatgaggatgacgccacagaagagactgaaatacaatcatgtgaccatgaagaggtgccaatagaaactgttgtaccgccaaatcgtccatcaacttccacatacgatgcaattgtagcttcagagggaaaaatagtggacgcagaaaatcgtcgccattcagacatgatgacagtgctggaaaggatgattggactgcaggaagaaacagtatcacaattggcacatctccacagagtcttcattgaagtgcctaaacagttgcaaaaaagcaacacctcattcgaagcattagttgttcagcaaacacaagctaattactggagaatgactaatgtaccacaattcaacacctcccagccaggatctgttcatgcaggtcagttttcaccacattcatctgatattcattcaccaggcccaaatgttaccggtcaagtagcagacattgctgtgcaggttcctgatgacatcctaccgctgccatctgtacaaattcagcagcagacacctacaaaggaggcgacaaaaacaaaacaagacacacatgaaacagaccaaccatcacttgtgcagtgtataccaacttgctcacatgtgtcactgggcacaagccctgtccgtgaacagtcactacccaaaagccctgtaggtgaatcgctgcccaaaagccctgtaggtgagtcgctgcccaaaagccctgtaggtgaatcgctgcccaaaagccctgtaggtgaatcgctgcccaaaagccctgtaggtgaatcactgcccaaaagccctgtaggtgagtcactggccacaagccctgtaggtgagtcactggccacaagccccgtaggtgaacagtcactggccacaagccctgcccgtgaagtgccagaggccactcaaagtggctctgttgtgcctaaagttggtggcaaaagaaaaaggaaaattcaagagacaacaagcaggcctgttactcgctcgcaaaaggaacaaaaaaaataa